ACTGGGTACAATGACAGCATAAAACTGTTCACTGATCTTTcaatataaattgataaatcTGCTGcagtacatttaatacattaaaTTCAAATGAACCTTGCAAGGTCAGTATTGTAGTACTTCTGATTTCAGTCACCTCCAGCATTTTGCCTTTCAGCCCTGTagtattttctttttcatttttggcaaaaattgaaaaagaagCAGATATCATAATATAGTTAAACTCTCATATTTGacacagaaacaacaacttacattttacatgtttgaATAGCTCTGTCATGTATGAACAAGACAGATttctataatatataaaaatgaaaatggttcattttacaataaatgaaacaccccccccccccacccccatctaCAAGTATATATATCACAGCAAGTTGATACTCTGTTATAAGGTAAATAATCAAAGAATATCATGCCTTCTGATTATTATTCATTTCCTGATTATTTATAGATTCAAAAGTGACGATAACTTCTCTCATACACAGCACATTGCAGGTTAGTGTTCTCTGGGTctctttgatacaaccatgcagaaaccaataagaaaatacacatgctacactttaaattagcaacattgaatgaatacagtttcttgctacattttgtctaaatgaaatgaactaacctgccaccatgcagacatcaaatgaagatatcaaaacattggcacctgcgtgtctgcatctagttgcagttCGTTTATAGTTCTGCAGCATCTCTGGAACTATGCTTTGCTTGCAAATGCTTactagtttcttattggtttctgcatggttgtatcaaacagagccagtgaacggtaacCCACAATGTGCTTTAAATATGCAACATGATAAGAAGTAGTATGGACATTAACATttatacaatacacaatacactcACACCATTGTAAATGACATTTGCAGAGTTTGttcactgaatattcattattccTTTTCCCTGTTTCTCTTATAGTTTTCATTTGGTACAAAAGAGCTAGCATATTTGCTGAAGATGTCAACATCCTCTGAGTCTCTTTGAGTTTGTTTAGCTTCCCTGGAATCATATTTCGTATTCCTTTTCCAGACACTGGTATTCTGATCCTTATCACATTTATCCTGAATTCCAAAGTCAGAATGATCACTATCATGTTTTCCATCGTTGAGAAAAATATCATCAAGGAATGAAAAGTTGGCTTCGCGATGAAGAGATGGTGCGTCGTCTTTACCGGTGTTATCTTTACAAGTCGACAGTATTTCATCTTCACGAATATTGCCTTTGTTTGCATCATAGTCTTGACTATCTTTATTATCAATTAATGATTGTGCTAACTTTTCCTGTAACCCGGCTTCATCTTTTTCATCTTCATTCATATGTAAGATTTTAGATCCTGTAATACCCTCATGCTGTTTCCTTTTCCTCCTAGCTCCAACTCTCAGACTCACATTCTCATCCTCATCtgtatcatcatcaacatcatcatcatcatcatcatcatcatcatcatcatcatcatcaatagtaccatcttcttcatcttcatcatcacttTCATATATTATTGGGATGGAAGGCTTCGTTTGTCTTTTTCTGACTTGTTGCCGTTTTCTCACTGTTGTTTTTGGAGTTTTAGTCTTTGAGGTTGCTTTTGATTTTTCTTTCCGTTCTTTCTCTTCTACTTGTTTCAAATGATAGAATTCTGTAATATTTGGTAAGTTGTCATGCTTTTTGGTGTAATATCTTGTCAAAAGTTCACACCGTTTTTCAGATTCAGCTCCGAGAATAACTTTAGCAAGTTGAAGCTGTGAATTCATACCAAGAACTTGGACCATATCAGAGAACTGTTGTCTGtttaagaaaagaaagaaaatgatgCAGGtagcaaacaaaatatacataagcATTACGTTACAAGTTTTGTAAAATATCTATTTGTTTCAGTAGTTTGTTGACCTAATGATCCTCTATGAATAGAGTAAAGGAAATTCAGAATGCTTAGAAAGTTACAGATTTGAATTTTATTGCCCATAATGCACAAAATATACAGTAGAAATAAAATCTTGCATTACAAGTCTTGTGGACTATCTATTTGTACCTGTGCAGAACTTATTAGTTTGTCATCTTGATGATGCTCAATGATCTGCTGATGTCCTGTGATTGGGGCAAATGAAAGTCGAGTGTTTAGAAACCTAACAAGTCCAATTTGTTGGGAATCCAAAAGAAAAATTGGAAAAGTAATGGTGACATGGAATTTTTGAAAGTTGGGGTGTTTAGAAACTTAAAGAGTTCAATTTGTTGGGACTCCAAaagaataatttataaaaactggaaaagtaatggcaatatggaatgttttgactacacagaaccagtgacatcgacaaacgttgtcatgacatagaatgatgGGGTATACATATATCGTCCATATTTTCTATTCAACGACAATAACTGGTCTCAAGTGACTTGTTTCTGAAGTGGGATGATATAACAGCATTGAGCAAAATTACATACACTGAACATCTCTTGCATGGAAGCCATATTCCAATGCCAAAACTACTTACTTTCTTATAGCTTTCGGGGTTTCTCCAAGAATTACTGTCGTGTTTCCAACTTGATAGTTGTCATGTTTGTTGTGTAAAATCACTGGGTTCAGTATGTCTTCAAATATATCCTTCTCAATGACACCTTCTGACTCTGCTGTGGATGTTTGGTTGATGGACTGACTTTTTTTTGAAACTCCCAAATCATCACTTTCTTCACTGCTCTAAAAGTATGTAGGAGAATAATTGTACACAATTCAGATTCAATTTTGCTTCTAAAATCACACTGTTTAACCTTGGAACTTTGAAAAATAAGAGTTTAGGGCCATAAATGCCCAATACAGAAACCCTATATATACACATTAGCCAGATATGttttctctcccccccccccccctcccccttccagTTTTTCAAAACACTGCAAGGATTCTTGATGAAACAATGTACAATATCTGGATgacataaatataatataaccaATATTCAAAACTTTTCATTCTCAAAAATATGACAAGTAAGCTATTTTGTTTGGTGAGAGATATCTGTCTTTTAACTTACATCATAAAATGCCAGTACATGACAGTTAGCAGGTTGTTGTGAATACTGTTCTTCCACAAAGACATCCTGAATTGCACATTTTGACATGTGTTTTTCTGCCTTACTACCACCAATAATCTTGGCATTAGAGTGAACATAATTCACGCCACATTCCCCTGTAAGGTCAAAGTAACAAGTACACAGTCAATACACACAGAAATTACTCGTACTGTATTATGACAGAACTccattacaacccataacaccaaagtaccATAatgcattttctgtatgtaccacaatcatttacagcatccatatcaagtgtaaaagtatactgtttcatttgctaattgaccacattagaaattccacatgctaggcttgtaaataaaccaattgaaacagtatacttatacacttgatatgaatactTTAAAggagtgtaacacatagagaaagtgctttacttcagtgttacccattGTAACATATATGAGTGCAATTGTGGTGTACTCAGAAGATACTTGCACTAGCATGGTCATACTTACACAAGCTCAGTGAGGGAAAATACAGCAGAAAAtgatgcaaatacccctgaatACCCAAGCTGACAGTCACATGGCATAGGGCTCtgttacatatgtttatctaaaacagcaaatttctatAAAATTCATACAGTTTGATAAGGTGGTTTTATGTGTAGGGAACGACTGTgctctcatttacatatcacttGAATGCTAGGCATGAGATACACATCATGTACATGAAGGAAACAGCTGTTGGTAAAGTTTTAGTTTTCAGTCTGAAAATTATCCTCTTTATTTATAACACATACAAAATCAAGTTACTTACTCAgtacattatcaatatcatctaCTGCATCAACCTTCTTcactttcatcttttttttgGTCTTCACTGAGCTACCTTCCCCATCATCAGATGACGTTTGTGAGCTCTTGTTATCACAATGCTCATAACTCTGTGCAGTCCTGTATGCCTTGCCTTTCCCTTTCAGTGACTTATCTGATGGTTTGTACTTCCCTCCTCCTTTCCTGGATTCTCTTGACGTTTTCTCCTTTCCAGCATCACCTTTGTTGCAATCCCTGTCTTCAGCTTTCCCACTTTTTAGTACTTTCCTTTTCCCACTGCCCCCAGGTGTAAGTTTGGTTCTCTTAAGTTGTAAATGTGTATCTCTTTGACCACACACAATTTCACTGTCACTGTCAAAGTCATCAATTTGATCCTCACATCTGTTTTTCATCATCCTGTCAAGTTTCTCTTTAGTTTTCATATTCttgaatttgacaattttagTCCTTGTAAACCTATCATTCACATCACTTTCACTGTCATCTTGTTCATCTGTAGACAACATCATCGCTGATTTTTTACTCCGTGGAGTTGTTGTTCTGTGTGTCTCCTTTTCCTCATCTCCTGATTCTTCTAAATCCATCATATCTCTACTTATCTGAGATGCTATCCAATGCTCATCACTGTCATCACCACTGTCACAGTTATCATCATCACTGAATTGCACATCATTCAGTTCCTGTGAATATACATGCATAAGGGTGTGAAATCAATTTTGAAACTGGTTGTCCAAGGACCACAGACTCAAAATATGTAGTTGTTCTGTAATCAGATAGGGTGGTCCTGATTTTTGCACTGATAATTTTTGAATATCATACAATATGTAATTgaacacaaaatacatgtacctgtgttAGTTATCATTAATCATATTCTGTTAGTAATTTGGGGCCAAAATTAGAGGTTCTCACGGGTAGGATGGATTTGCTCACCCCTGATGTATATACAGAAGAAACTGCAATAGCTATAACTGAAACAGACAATTTTACGGCATATAATGACTCATCCTGGGCCAAAAAATAACGATAAAAAGACAATGTGCAGTCTATAAATTCTTTGAATCAACAAAGCATTTTAGTATGATCAAGATGCTTACCTCATCCACTGTCGTTTCTTTTTCCTCTGTTTGTGGTGTCACTACTCCACTGATGTATTTGGCCATTTTGATTCCTTGCTCCACGGTTTGTTCTCtctatcaatacattatatgaCATTATTGTTTTCCATAAGAAAATCAGAATTTGACCAAGATTTTcaacaaaacaatatacagTAAAATGCTGGCAAAAAATCTCCAAATTGATGCACAAGTTATGCAGAATATTAAGGTATCAATGTAGCCTTGTATTGAGTGCATCTGGAAACAGTCCACTTAAAATACCTATTGGGAGGTTTCTGAAAAAAATTTCTGATCTTGTTCTGCGTATGAGTTAATAAGTCATGGTCTTGCATGTATATTCAAAATTGTCCTGTACTGAGTTAGAAGCAAGATATATTTAATGTCACAAGTAATATTTTTAGGGGTGGTACAATCATGCTCCTCATAAATAAGAACTGAactgtacattattacatttcattattccTGAATGTTAATCTCGTTAAGTTTCCacagaaaatgttaaaatgGAAAAATTATCCATAACTCTTAATCACTTCTATCATTGGAATATGAAAATGGTAAGTTTACCTCAATGAGATCTTTAGTTAGACAACCCTCTGTACCAAATCTGAAGATGTTGTCTTTTCCAAACAGTTCACCATGATGTCTCCTATCACCAGCAACACCCACAAAATAACGCCTTGCAGACTCTGTGTGCATTGTGGTACTGGCTACTTGCTGGTATGTTAAAATAATAGAAGACGATATTATAAATAACGCCTTGCAGACTCTGTGTGCATTGAGGTGCTGGTTACTTGCTGGTAAGTTATAAATAATCACAGGGGGATGTTATAAATAATGCCTTGCACATTCTGTGTGCATTGTGGTGCTGGTTACTTGCTGGTATGTTAAAATAATAGAAGACGATATTATAAATAACGCCTTTCAGACTCTGTGTGCATTGTGGTACTGGCTACTTGCTGGTATGTTAAAATAATAGAAGACGATATTATAAATAACGCCTTTCAGATTCTGTGTGCATTGTGGTGCTGGCTACTTGCTGGTATGTTAAAATAATAGAAGACGATATTATAAATAACGCCTTGCAGACTCTGTGTGCATTGTGGTACTGGCTACTTGCTGGTATGTTAAAATAATAGAAGACGATATTATAAATAACGCCTTTCAGATTCTGTGTGCATTGTGGTACTGGCTACTTGCTGGTATGTTAAAATAATAGAAGACGATATTATAAATAACGCCTTGCAGACTCTGTGTGCATTGTGGTGCTGGCTACTTGCTGGTATGTTAAAATAATAGAAGACGATATTATAAATAATGCCTTTCAGATTCTGTGTGCATTGTGGTGCTGGCTACTTGCTGGTATGTTAAAATAATAGAAGGGGGATATTATAAATAACGCCTTGCAGACTCTGTGTGCATTGTGGTGCTGGTTACTTGCTGGTAAGTTATAAGTAATCAAAGGAGGATATTATAAATAACGCCTTGCAGGCTCTGTGTGCATTGTGGTACTGGCTACTTGCTGGTATGTTAAAATAATAGAAGGGGGATATTATAAATAACGCCTTGCAGACTCTGTGTGCATTGTGGTGCTGGTTACTTGCTGGTAAGTTATAAGTAATCAAAGGAGGATATTATAAATAATGCCTTGCAGACTATGCATGTATTAAGGTGCTGGCTACTTGTTGATGTCGAACATAATAGAAGGGGGATATTAGAAATAACACCTTGCAGACTATGTGTGCATTGTCATGTTGGCTACTTGCTGGTATATTAAAATAATAGAAGGgggatattatatattacaccTTGCAGATTCTGTGTGCATCGTGGTGCTAACTACTTGCTGATATGTCAAAAATAATAGAAGGGGAATATTGTAAATAATGCCTTGCAGATTCTGTGATTACTTAGAATATCAAAACAGTATGTAATTTCAAAAAACATCTTTGAATAATTGCACCCACTATGATATACAAAGGATGGGTTTACAGCACCATACCTGTTTATAGACCTGTCgtaaatacatattttcttCAATTGTTCCTGTGGATATAAGTCGATAAACTCGTACATCTCTCTGTTGTCCAATTCTGTAAGCCCTGTCTTGTGCTTGTTGATCGTATGCAGGGTTCCAGTTTGGATCAAATATCACCACTACATTGGCACCTGTCATGTTCAAACCCAACCCACCAGCCCTGTACAGAAATACAAGGTCACACATTCATCTATGTATCTTTCATTGTTAACTTAATTTTCAACTATTTTGTAAAGAAAGTGTTCCAGTTCATAGTTACTATTGAAGGGCGAGATCAGTAGTTCACTATAGGATGaataatttttcaatttttttagttaggcctcagacatGTTTAAATGTATCTTTGCATATTCAagtcataatttgcatatcaaataaAACAGTGACTTCTCACATGCTAAACAATCTCAGTTTTTTTACACTTACTTGGTTGATATCAgacataaaaatatgaatttatctTTATTAAattcatgtacatattggacacgtAGTGCTCCAGGTGTCTTGCCATCTATACGTCTGTATTCAATACCAGTACCCTGGATATACTGCTCCAAAATGTCCAATAACTGCAAAAGAATTCATTCAATATtagcatatcattagcatatcaGTATATTCAATGACTGACAACCAAAGAATTcattcaatatttgcatatcattagcatatcaGTATATTCAATGACTCTATCATAGAGTGACTGTGCccaatttaaaataatttctaAACCTTATTTCAACGAACTCACCTTAGTATAGTAGGAAAACAACAGAACTTTGCTTCCTTCTTTTTTGAAGATGTCCAATAATTTGACTAAAACCTGTAagatatgaaaatatgtattttgtatactgtGCATTATTCAAACCAATTATCATGTCACCAGGATACTTCCCAGCTTGTCATTACCAACAAACACTGTATCATAACTTGAAATTGGTATTGATTTACCTAATCTTCCTACCAGCACATGTTTGAGGTTGGGGAGATCCCTGTTTAGTCCTAGCACAGTGAAAGGAAGCTCTGAGAAATGTTTCCAATTTCCCTTATGATAGCCAGAATTTTGGGAACTTCTTTGAGTAGATTTGCTCGTTCTGGAAAgttattgatacattgtgatAGCAATCACATCATAAGAGTTGTCAATATTTTACTAAAGTTAGTACGTCATGTGACTTGATGCTGTGACCCCCTAGCATAAGTTAAAGTGATTGGAACATGAGTCACTGACCCCCTAGCATATGATACAAATACCTATCACATAACAAGATCACTTCTGAGAATATAGGATAACTTTAGATTGTCTTACCTTCATCTTTCCACAGTACACAGGATCTGACAAAGTGGCGAAAGCTGCAGATCTTGTTAACTGTCCAAACTGTGGATATTTAGCAAACATTTTGGCACAGATCTCCTTGGCTATGTCTTGCTGGTTCTTACTTTGGCTGTCACGTGGTATCAACAGAGCAACATGATTGGCTACTTTGATCAAGaatatcaaatacataaaatttaACTGTTTTGCAGTGAGTCCCTTGGAATTTTtctgtgaaataaaaaaaacaacatgattTTTAAATTCAATTGTTTCTAACTGTTGGTCAAGATTCAAAGATACTCAAATCTATTGGTCATATTGTTGAAGGAAGAAGTGGGgcaaaattgtgaaaattgtgataaaagattgtttttattgaaaattactgaaaaacgaactgaaaaaaattctaaacaGCAAAAGAATTGTTGGTTAGATATAAATTCATTTTCAtcactgtaatacaataatcAAATTTTGAGTTCAGGATggatattatttttttagaatttCACACTAAAAT
The Glandiceps talaboti chromosome 6, keGlaTala1.1, whole genome shotgun sequence genome window above contains:
- the LOC144436945 gene encoding DNA excision repair protein ERCC-6-like 2, with the translated sequence MSSESDATFLESQGDSVAVIQHLDNEASQKSNSQESWKEEIDDSFVRSDKVWCVGDKCLAEFPGDGDYYNAVIRLIKTTQNGRKVAVVRYTDYDSDENETLPFTKLKESAGKMKNVVKKDSGMDSSTSTSDCGMFSPLKGNEVRNRIRDKYADLMEEDNLHSMTKRSPRHLLDSPTPSLGLRAKRQKGVVATGGAAVGSPRLRTPKLTASSPEVSKAKSSSPMSCSRQEDESSDYKGFEDEDMERPHFPGISNCGQKEPLILGKQKAQVIQVPATINRYLREYQREGVQFLYKHYQIGEGAILGDDMGLGKTIQVISFICAILGKTGTREDCQRRVPEFLQKEVHCRRTKRDVFLIASPKSVMYNWLDELETWSYLNVGKYHGKDREDTLIKAMKGKLDVVLTTHETLRISVDDINRVSWSAVIVDEVHKIKEPLAQVTQAFKMLKSKHRYGLTGTAVQNNMSELWCVLDWANPGCLGDLVEFKEKIEDVIMQGQRFDTNKRALANARKKSKEFAKLRDKWLLRRTKALIAHQMPTKDEKVVFCNLSDFQTNVYKEVLNCDDMEMVLRQHEECDCGSYKSRGLCCYKKNSKGLTAKQLNFMYLIFLIKVANHVALLIPRDSQSKNQQDIAKEICAKMFAKYPQFGQLTRSAAFATLSDPVYCGKMKVLVKLLDIFKKEGSKVLLFSYYTKLLDILEQYIQGTGIEYRRIDGKTPGALRVQYVHEFNKDKFIFLCLISTKAGGLGLNMTGANVVVIFDPNWNPAYDQQAQDRAYRIGQQRDVRVYRLISTGTIEENMYLRQVYKQQVASTTMHTESARRYFVGVAGDRRHHGELFGKDNIFRFGTEGCLTKDLIEREQTVEQGIKMAKYISGVVTPQTEEKETTVDEELNDVQFSDDDNCDSGDDSDEHWIASQISRDMMDLEESGDEEKETHRTTTPRSKKSAMMLSTDEQDDSESDVNDRFTRTKIVKFKNMKTKEKLDRMMKNRCEDQIDDFDSDSEIVCGQRDTHLQLKRTKLTPGGSGKRKVLKSGKAEDRDCNKGDAGKEKTSRESRKGGGKYKPSDKSLKGKGKAYRTAQSYEHCDNKSSQTSSDDGEGSSVKTKKKMKVKKVDAVDDIDNVLRECGVNYVHSNAKIIGGSKAEKHMSKCAIQDVFVEEQYSQQPANCHVLAFYDSSEESDDLGVSKKSQSINQTSTAESEGVIEKDIFEDILNPVILHNKHDNYQVGNTTVILGETPKAIRKQQFSDMVQVLGMNSQLQLAKVILGAESEKRCELLTRYYTKKHDNLPNITEFYHLKQVEEKERKEKSKATSKTKTPKTTVRKRQQVRKRQTKPSIPIIYESDDEDEEDDEDENVSLRVGARRKRKQHEGITGSKILHMNEDEKDEAGLQEKLAQSLIDNKDSQDYDANKGNIREDEILSTCKDNTGKDDAPSLHREANFSFLDDIFLNDGKHDSDHSDFGIQDKCDKDQNTSVWKRNTKYDSREAKQTQRDSEDVDIFSKYASSFVPNENYKRNREKE